In Mobula hypostoma chromosome 10, sMobHyp1.1, whole genome shotgun sequence, a single genomic region encodes these proteins:
- the LOC134352830 gene encoding zinc finger protein 79-like, producing MEKPCKCRDCGKGFSYPSQLETHRRSHTGERPFTCSECGKGFALSSSLQLHQRVHSDKRPFKCSDCGNSFKISADLIKHQLVHTDERPFGCSHCEKRFRQSSHLIQHRRVHTGERPFTCSVCGKGFTHASNLRTHQRVHTGERIFTCTVCGKGFTQSSNLRTHQRVHTGERPFTCTLCEKGFTNSSHLLTHQLVHFDKRAFKCSDCEKSFKSAKDLLIHRRVHTGERPFTCSICGKGFTLSSNLQTHQRAHSGERPFSCSLCGKGFNRSSNLLRHQRVHTRERPFTCSVCEKGFTRSSHLTRHQRVHK from the coding sequence ATGGAGAAACCGTGTAAATGCAgggactgtgggaaggggttcagTTACCCATCCCAGTTGGAAACACACCGTCGCAGTCACaccggagagaggccattcacttgTTCCGAATGTGGGAAGGGTTTTGCTCTGTCATCCAGTCTCCAGCTGCACCAGCGGGTTCACAGTGATAAGAGACCATTTAAATGCTCTGACTGTGGGAACTCTTTTAAAATCTCTGCAGACCTAATTAAACACCAACTTGTTCACACTGATGAGAGACCGTTCGGCTGCTCCCATTGTGAGAAGAGATTTAGGCAGTCATCACATCTCATCCAACACCGGcgggttcacactggagagaggccgtttacctgctctgtgtgtgggaagggattcactcatgcATCCAATCTTCGGACACACCAGCGGGTACACACGGGGGAGAGGATATTCACCTGCACCGTGTGCGGGAAAGGGTtcacacagtcctccaatctcAGGACACACCAGCGGGTTCACACTGgcgagaggccattcacctgcaccCTGTGCGAGAAGGGTTTTACAAATTCGTCCCACCTACTGACACACCAACTTGTTCACTTTGATAAGAGGGCCTTCAAATGCTCTGACTGCGAGAAGAGCTTTAAAAGTGCAAAGGACTTGCTGATACACAGgcgtgttcacactggggagaggccattcacttgctccatctgtgggaaaggattcactctgTCATCTAACCTCCAAACACACCAGCGGGCTCACAGCGGAGAGAGGCCTTTCAGCTGCTCGCTGTGTGGTAAGGGCTTTAATCGGTCATCCAATTTactgagacaccagcgagttcacactagggagaggccattcacttgctctgtgtgtgagaagggatttaCTAGATCATCCCACCTGacgagacaccagcgagttcacaagTGA